One window of Schistosoma mansoni, WGS project CABG00000000 data, supercontig 0132, strain Puerto Rico, whole genome shotgun sequence genomic DNA carries:
- a CDS encoding invadolysin (M08 family): DHTIPLHPDNVERRDTAPRSLKFYTHFTPNFYQLPDYHKLLKFAEYAIKFWEEALTVKKPGSGKQLAKRYCESGYYYQVHGNNSIYCRQSNCQRDVMCGRARIPDEYVGECYQEHNNRLYRYYNNGSGIPSAGYVLLVDAINTKTCSGSTVAHASSCLMHEETDR, from the exons GATCATACAATACCTTTACATCCTGATAATGTTGAACGACGGGATACAGCTCCAAGAAGCTTGAAATTTTATACACATTTCACTCCAAATTTCTACCAATTGCCAGATTATCATAAACTCCTT AAATTTGCAGAATATGCAATCAAGTTTTGGGAAGAAGCATTGACAGTTAAGAAACCTGGAAGTGGAAAACAACTAGCCAAAAG GTATTGTGAAAGCGGATACTACTACCAAGTTCACGGGAATAATTCCATATACTGTCGTCAGTCGAATTGCCAACGTGATGTTATGTGCGGACGTGCGAGAATTCCAGATGAGTATGTCGGG GAATGTTATCAAGAACACAATAACAGATTATATAGATATTACAATAATGGAAGTGGAATACCATCTGCTGGTTATGTTCTACTTGTTGATGCCATAAATACAAAAACTTGTTCTGGTAGTACAGTAGCACATGCATCATCATGTTTAATGCATGAAGAAACAGATAGGTAA
- a CDS encoding XP_018646421.1 has product MRFPNGTARTPRDATHKPIYKDQHGRYLPSNDTIRKITRTWKSAAGWFRKDFYSFVTPKIKAAAKKHFRCANLNGADLENQHQTGEIGSHWEGRLYSNEIMAGRIQVDYSVSRVTLSFFEDSGWYNVNYKKAMKWFYGRNLGCNFVMKSCFEYAEIQRHHMLKVWAAIMKQHHSVHIKRISHYHMCVTHRGDWTYTDRHVYSLGENVQGSCHKHKCHRDGTLSLYFKDSTVNCTKKGVPVRFNVTDGSTRLNGEIVCPNINMFCKVKA; this is encoded by the exons ATGCGTTTTCCAAATGGGACAGCTCGAACTCCCAGGGACGCAACACATAAGCCAATTTACAAAGATCAACATGGTCGTTATCTTCCAAG TAACGACACTATCCGGAAGATTACAAGAACATGGAAAAGTGCAGCAGGATGGTTTAGGAAAGACTTTTACAGTTTCGTTACTCCTAAAATCAAG GCGGCTGCAAAAAAACATTTCCGTTGTGCTAACTTAAATGGAGCAGATTTGGAAAATCAACATCAAACTGGAGAAATCGGATCGCATTGGGAGGGAAGATTATATTCA AATGAAATAATGGCTGGAAGAATACAAGTTGATTACTCTGTATCTCGTGTTACTCTTAGTTTCTTTGAAGATTCAGG TTGGTACAATGTTAACTACAAGAAAGCGATGAAATGGTTCTATGGTAGAAATTTAGGTTGTAACTTTGTCATGAAAAGTTGCTTTGAGTATGCTGAAATTCAAAGACACCA TATGTTAAAGGTTTGGGCAGCGATTATGAAGCAACATCATTCTGTACACATAAAGAGAATATCGCATTATCAC ATGTGTGTTACACATAGAGGTGATTGGACTTACACCGACAGACATGTATATTCATTAGGGGAAAATGTACAAGGAAGTTGTCACAAG CACAAATGTCATAGAGATGGAACGCTAAGTTTATACTTCAAAGATTCCACTGTTAATTGTACCAAAAAAGGTGTACCAGTACGTTTTAATGTAACTGATGGAAGTACAAGACTCAATGGGGAAATCGTATGCCCTAATATTAACATGTTTTGCAAG GTAAAGGCTTGA